From a region of the Impatiens glandulifera chromosome 4, dImpGla2.1, whole genome shotgun sequence genome:
- the LOC124936306 gene encoding phosphatidylinositol 4-phosphate 5-kinase 4-like yields the protein MKAWEATVRKTQAAAKKRAHNIFGSSANSNNHVSHNDDDTSTTGTDMSEEESCSAAGEVYHADRVLANGDYYTGHWSDNFPHGHGKYIWADGCMYVGEWFRGKKMGRGRFSWPNGSTYEGEFKSGNMDGKGIYTCSSNGGSYKGTWVMNMKHGHGVKRYSNGDSYDGEWCHGLQEGQGKYSWTNGNCYMGEWKNGMINGKGSFIWVIGNRYDGNFEDGFPKGSGTFRWEDGSFYVGNWSKDLTEQNGTYYPSGGTAPEGNFEWDPHEVYNVYLKDLKICPNEKVLILPSQKKLAVWRSSKAVDPSAAKPRRMSTDGRLEAGQDKDAGNIRMLDNLMDPSGVGSPWLDTTRASPIRIPKTVRRQGDPISRGHKNFDLMLNLQLGIRHSVGRPGPAPTLDLKSSAFDPKEKVWTKFPSEGSKHTPPHQSCEFRWKDYCPLVFRSLRKLFQVDAADYMLSICGNDALRELSSPGKSGSFFYLTNDDRYMIKTLKKTEVKVLIRMLAAYYNHVRAFDNTLVTKFFGLHCVKLTGPAQKKVRFIIMGNLFCTGYFIHRRFDLKGSSLGRTTDKPESEIDPTTILKDLDLNFIFRLQKTWYQDFRRQIDRDCEFLEQERIMDYSLLVGLHFRETASDGDNVHSVPQTPRDNGDPDSEDPCFTRPDMDHLLLDPAGWASIRLGVNMPARVERSERRNDCEFQLVGEPTGEFYDVIVFFGIIDILQDYDITKKLEHAYKSIQYDPTSISAVDPRQYSRRFRDFILKVFEEDN from the exons ATGAAAGCGTGGGAAGCCACGGTTCGGAAGACTCAGGCCGCGGCGAAGAAACGAGCCCACAACATATTCGGATCGAGCGCCAATAGTAATAATCATGTGTCTCATAACGACGATGATACATCCACGACAGGAACCGATATGTCCGAAGAGGAGAGTTGTAGCGCGGCGGGAGAAGTATATCATGCTGATCGAGTGCTCGCGAATGGAGACTATTACACGGGCCATTGGTCCGATAATTTCCCACACGGGCATGGGAAATACATTTGGGCCGATGGTTGCATGTATGTCGGGGAATGGTTTCGAGGGAAGAAAATGGGGAGAGGTCGGTTTAGTTGGCCTAATGGTTCGACGTACGAGGGGGAATTCAAGAGCGGAAACATGGATGGGAAGGGAATCTACACATGTTCGTCGAATGGCGGTAGCTATAAAGGAACGTGGGTAATGAACATGAAACACGGCCACGGAGTTAAGCGTTATAGCAACGGGGATAGTTACGACGGGGAATGGTGTCATGGGCTTCAAGAAGGTCAAGGGAAATACTCGTGGACGAACGGGAATTGTTACATGGGAGAATGGAAAAACGGGATGATTAATGGGAAAGGATCTTTCATATGGGTTATCGGGAATCGATACGATGGAAATTTCGAAGATGGATTTCCTAAAGGAAGTGGAACATTTCGTTGGGAGGACGGGAGTTTTTACGTTGGGAATTGGAGTAAAGATCTTACGGAACAAAACGGTACTTATTATCCTTCCGGTGGCACTGCACCGGAAGGAAACTTCGAATGGGACCCTCACGAGGTTTATAATGTATACTTAAAAGATCTCAAAATTTGTCCTAACGAGAAAGTGTTGATTCTACCGTCGCAAAAGAAACTCGCGGTTTGGAGGTCGTCTAAGGCTGTGGATCCCTCGGCGGCTAAGCCGAGGCGAATGTCGACCGATGGGAGATTAGAGGCCGGTCAAGATAAAGATGCGGGTAATATTAGAATGTTGGATAATTTAATGGATCCGAGTGGAGTCGGTTCTCCTTGGTTAGATACGACAAGAGCTAGCCCGATCCGTATACCTAAAACGGTTAGGCGACAAGGTGACCCTATTTCAAGAGGGCATAAGAATTTTGATCTTATGCTCAATTTACAATTGGGTATtag ACATTCAGTTGGAAGACCAGGTCCGGCACCAACCCTAGATTTGAAGTCATCAGCATTTGATCCGAAGGAGAAGGTTTGGACAAAATTTCCTTCAGAAGGTTCCAAACATACTCCACCACACCAATCATGTGAATTCAGATGGAAAGATTACTGTCCTTTGGTTTTCAG GTCTTTGAGGAAGTTGTTCCAGGTGGATGCAGCAGACTATATGTTATCGATTTGTGGAAACGATGCCCTTCGAGAACTCTCCTCGCCCGGTAAAAGTGGGAGTTTTTTTTACCTCACAAACGACGACCGATACATGATTAAGACGTTAAAAAAGACCGAAGTGAAA GTGTTAATAAGGATGCTTGCAGCATACTACAACCATGTTCGCGCCTTTGACAACACATTAGTCACGAAATTCTTCGGCCTTCATTGCGTTAAGCTAACCGGCCCTGCCCAAAAAAAG GTACGATTCATAATTATGGGGAATTTATTTTGTACGGGCTACTTCATCCATAGAAGGTTCGATCTCAAGGGTTCCTCGCTGGGTCGAACGACGGATAAGCCTGAATCAGAGATCGACCCAACAACCATTCTCAAAGATCTCGACCTCAACTTCATTTTTCGACTCCAAAAAACATGGTATCAAGATTTCCGAAGGCAAATAGATAGAGATTGCGAGTTTCTCGAACAAGAGAGAATCATGGACTATAGTCTCCTCGTTGGCCTTCATTTTCGAGAGACCGCGAGCGATGGAGACAATGTCCATTCCGTTCCTCAAACTCCACGCG ATAATGGTGATCCAGACTCGGAAGACCCTTGCTTTACTCGACCAGACATGGATCATCTTCTACTAGATCCCGCAGG GTGGGCTAGCATTAGGCTTGGTGTTAACATGCCGGCAAGAGTAGAGAGGAGTGAAAGGAGAAACGATTGCGAGTTTCAGCTTGTGGGCGAGCCAACAGGTGAATTCTACGATGTCATTGTATTTTTCGGTATCATCGACATATTACAAGACTACGACATCACCAAGAAACTCGAGCATGCGTATAAGTCGATTCAATATGATCCGACATCTATATCAGCAGTCGATCCAAGACAATATTCGAGGCGATTCAGGGACTTcatattaaaagtatttgagGAAGACAATTGA
- the LOC124936122 gene encoding 50S ribosomal protein L30, with product MNAFKAYKACVPIAWSPNLYITTVRGTPGTRKVHRRILELLRLRKCNRTVMRENTPTIRGMLQQVKRLIVIETEEMYNARKQKEAEHRALRPPLVVNHHIPQNH from the exons ATGAATGCTTTCAAGGCTTACAAAGCATGTGTACCAATTGCATGGAGCCCTAACTTGTACATAACTACAGTTAGAGGTACTCCAGGAACAAGAAAAGTTCACAGACGAATTTTGGAGTTACTACGCCTTCGCAAGTGTAACCGCACTGTTATGAGAGAAAACACCCCAACTATCAGAGGAATGCTCCAACag GTTAAAAGACTGATTGTGATAGAGACAGAAGAGATGTATAATGCTCGTAAACAAAAGGAAGCGGAGCATCGAGCATTAAGGCCTCCACTGGTTGTCAACCATCACATCCCTCAAAACCATTGA
- the LOC124936123 gene encoding protein STRICTOSIDINE SYNTHASE-LIKE 2-like encodes MKMKSKFIILVSAIVVLLLSIINFRDLSPDSFYDDADADAGDQKLFAGTAQKEIFPIDGAVGPESLAFDPNGGGPYAGVSDGRIIKWIPDQRRWIDFALTSSQREGCLGQHNHVEREHICGRPLGLRFNKRTGDLYVADAYMGLLVVGPNGGLGSVIATEAQGIPFKCTNAIDIDQTTGEVYFTDSSSIYPRRNYLSTILGNDYTGRLMKYNPATNQVSVLLTNLSFANGVALHEKNDFVLVAESNTRRIHRLWLQTNKVGQSDIFAELPGFPDNIRRRENKGGYWVGIHGKRTKVSDWVQSNPWFGKLVLGLNIDMTRAYSRSSERRSVGLALRLGENGEVVEVWEDKEKNGFKFVSEVDEIDGVLWIGSLISGFVGKQRREI; translated from the exons atgaaaatgaagagcaaATTCATCATTTTGGTTTCCGCCATTGTTGTTCTTCTTCTCtcaataataaattttaggGATCTATCTCCTGATTCGTTCTATGACGACGCCGACGCCGACGCCGGCGATCAGAAACTCTTCGCCGGTACTGCCCAGAAGGAAATATTTCCGATCGACGGTGCCGTTGGTCCGGAGAGCTTGGCTTTCGATCCAAACGGCGGAGGACCGTACGCCGGTGTTTCCGACGGTCGGATTATCAAATGGATTCCCGATCAACGCCGATGGATTGATTTTGCGCTTACTTCTTCACAAAG GGAAGGGTGTTTGGGCCAGCACAATCATGTAGAAAGAGAACACATTTGCGGACGCCCATTGGGCCTAAGATTTAATAAACGAACTGGTGATTTATACGTGGCTGATGCTTATATGGGTCTACTAGTTGTGGGCCCAAATGGTGGATTGGGCTCAGTTATTGCAACGGAGGCCCAAGGGATCCCTTTTAAATGTACAAATGCCATAGATATTGACCAAACTACAGGAGAAGTGTATTTCACTGATAGCAGCTCAATTTATCCAAGAAG gAATTATCTATCAACCATACTAGGAAACGACTACACGGGAAGGCTAATGAAATACAACCCCGCAACTAACCAAGTCTCGGTTCTCCTCACGAACCTCTCATTCGCTAATGGCGTCGCCTTACATGAGAAAAATGATTTTGTTCTTGTGGCGGAATCAAACACGCGTAGAATCCACAGGTTGTGGCTCCAAACAAACAAGGTGGGGCAATCAGATATATTCGCAGAGCTTCCTGGTTTTCCGGATAATATAAGGAGACGAGAGAATAAAGGAGGGTATTGGGTTGGAATTCATGGGAAGAGAACTAAGGTATCGGATTGGGTTCAATCGAATCCTTGGTTTGGGAAACTTGTTCTTGGGCTTAACATTGACATGACTAGAGCTTACTCGAGATCATCGGAGAGGAGAAGTGTTGGGTTGGCTTTGCGGTTAGGCGAGAATGGGGAGGTTGTTGAGGTTTGGGAGGATAAAGAGAAAAATGGTTTTAAGTTTGTGAGTGAAGTTGATGAGATTGATGGGGTTTTGTGGATTGGATCACTTATTAGTGGTTTTGTTGGCAAGCAAAGAAGAGAAATTTAA
- the LOC124935823 gene encoding two-component response regulator ARR9 — MGLSVQSQFHVLAVDDSIIDRKLIERLLKTSSYQVTTVDSGSKALEFLGWYEDNNQINPNHQEVEVNLIITDYCMPGMTGYDLLKKIKECSSLRNIPVVIMSSENVPSRINRCLEEGAEEFFLKPVSKSDVNKLKSHMMKYKNTEQDEKKEEDDEIIEIQSQCSNKRKSMEEGLSTDRTRPRFSGLAVV, encoded by the exons ATGGGTTTGTCAGTTCAATCTCAGTTTCATGTCTTAGCCGTTGATGACAGTATTATAGACAGGAAGTTGATAGAGAGACTCCTCAAGACTTCATCTTATCAAG TTACTACAGTAGATTCTGGTAGTAAAGCTTTGGAATTTCTTGGTTGGTATGAAGATAATAACCAAATCAACCCTAATCATCAG GAAGTTGAGGTGAATCTGATAATTACAGATTACTGTATGCCTGGAATGACAGGATATGATCTTCTCAAGAAAATCAAG GAATGTTCATCTTTGAGAAATATACCAGTTGTGATAATGTCATCTGAGAATGTTCCATCAAGGATAAACAG ATGTTTGGAGGAAGGAGCAGAAGAGTTTTTCCTAAAACCAGTGAGTAAATCGGATGTGAATAAACTCAAATCACATATGATGAAGTACAAAAATACTGAGCAGGATGAGAAaaaggaagaagatgatgagATAATAGAGATTCAATCTCAGTGCAGCAATAAGAGAAAGTCCATGGAAGAAGGTCTTTCAACAGATAGAACAAGACCTAGATTCAGTGGCCTGGCTGTTGTGTAA